A DNA window from Brenneria izadpanahii contains the following coding sequences:
- the cpxP gene encoding cell-envelope stress modulator CpxP — translation MPQVTTLSLASLLMLSSFTTFAAGFESVSVSNCHHNDSATKPFSGQPGMFDGVKLSEQQRQQMRDLMHQGRQDSPEFNAEDVEAMHRLVIAGQFDEAAVRDQITKMMQVQIERQVQMTRVRNQMYNLLTPEQKKVLEQKHQQRMKEMSQQVSMFNQMSAQ, via the coding sequence ATGCCGCAAGTCACAACGTTATCTCTTGCTTCACTGCTGATGCTGAGTTCCTTTACCACGTTTGCAGCAGGTTTTGAGAGTGTGTCTGTGAGTAACTGTCATCATAATGACTCTGCCACGAAACCATTTTCCGGTCAGCCGGGGATGTTTGACGGTGTGAAGTTAAGCGAGCAGCAGCGGCAGCAGATGCGCGATCTGATGCATCAGGGCCGTCAGGACTCCCCGGAGTTTAACGCTGAAGATGTTGAGGCCATGCATAGGCTGGTTATCGCGGGCCAATTTGATGAAGCCGCCGTCCGCGATCAGATAACCAAGATGATGCAAGTGCAGATTGAGCGTCAGGTCCAGATGACCCGCGTTCGCAACCAGATGTATAACCTGCTGACGCCGGAACAAAAAAAGGTTTTAGAACAGAAACATCAGCAAAGAATGAAAGAGATGAGCCAGCAGGTTTCAATGTTTAATCAGATGTCTGCGCAATAA
- the yhjD gene encoding inner membrane protein YhjD has protein sequence MPVPADKAHHSQPAPTEKKEGKSSQQSRTLLTRSKRWAERIQAIPSVAHMIRAGERFNDRMGNQFGAAITYFSFLSLIPILMVSFAAVGFVLASNPDLLTELINRIVNSISDPNLANTLKNTVNTAIQQRTTVGITGLLIALYSGVSWMGNLREAIRAQSRDVWERNPQDEEKIYFKYTRDFLSLTGLVVALIITLFLTSVAGTAQNMIVSALGLQDIEWLRPALTLIALSISILANYLLFLWIFFVLPRHKPKRKALFRGTLLAAIGFEAIKFAMTVSLPKLASSPSGAAFGSVIGLMAFFYFFARLTLFCAAWIATANYKGDTSTDRNERQDDVRQ, from the coding sequence ATGCCAGTACCGGCAGACAAAGCCCATCACTCTCAGCCGGCCCCTACGGAAAAAAAAGAGGGCAAATCATCACAACAATCACGAACCCTTTTAACCCGCAGCAAAAGGTGGGCGGAACGCATTCAGGCCATTCCGAGCGTGGCGCATATGATCCGCGCAGGAGAGCGTTTTAATGACCGGATGGGGAACCAGTTTGGCGCGGCGATCACCTATTTTTCCTTTCTGTCCCTGATTCCCATTTTAATGGTCTCCTTTGCCGCCGTCGGTTTTGTACTGGCTTCAAATCCAGATCTTCTAACGGAATTGATTAACCGCATCGTCAACAGCATCAGCGACCCCAACCTGGCGAATACGCTGAAAAATACGGTGAATACCGCGATCCAGCAGCGCACCACGGTTGGGATCACGGGGTTGCTCATCGCGCTTTATTCCGGCGTCAGCTGGATGGGGAATTTACGTGAGGCGATCCGTGCGCAATCGCGCGATGTCTGGGAACGCAACCCGCAAGATGAAGAGAAAATCTACTTTAAGTACACCCGTGATTTTTTATCTCTGACCGGGCTGGTGGTCGCGTTGATTATTACGCTGTTCCTGACCTCAGTTGCAGGCACCGCGCAGAATATGATCGTCAGCGCATTAGGGTTGCAGGACATTGAGTGGCTGCGTCCGGCGTTGACCCTGATCGCGTTGTCGATTTCGATTTTAGCCAACTACTTATTATTTCTATGGATCTTTTTCGTATTGCCCCGGCATAAGCCTAAACGTAAGGCGCTATTCCGGGGAACGCTGCTTGCCGCAATTGGTTTTGAAGCGATTAAGTTCGCCATGACAGTCTCACTGCCCAAACTGGCGAGCTCCCCGTCTGGCGCCGCCTTCGGTTCCGTTATCGGATTGATGGCGTTTTTCTACTTTTTCGCCCGCCTGACGCTCTTTTGCGCCGCCTGGATCGCCACGGCGAATTATAAAGGCGATACCTCGACAGATCGCAACGAACGGCAAGACGACGTGCGGCAGTAA
- the cpxR gene encoding envelope stress response regulator transcription factor CpxR: MNKILLVDDDRELTSLLKELLEMEGFNVVVAYDGEQALSVLDSTVDLLLLDVMMPKKNGIDTLKELRQQHQTPVIMLTARGSELDRVLGLELGADDYLPKPFNDRELVARIRAILRRSNWTDQQQSGENGAPTLEVDGLRLNPGRQEASFDETVLDLTGTEFTLLYLLAQRLGQVVSREHLSQEVLGKRLTPFDRAIDMHISNLRRKLPERKDGLPWFKTLRGRGYLMVSAA, from the coding sequence ATGAACAAGATCCTGTTGGTTGATGACGATAGAGAGCTAACGTCTTTATTGAAAGAATTGCTCGAAATGGAAGGTTTTAACGTCGTTGTCGCCTACGATGGCGAACAGGCGTTAAGCGTATTGGATAGCACCGTTGACCTGTTATTGCTGGATGTCATGATGCCGAAGAAAAACGGTATCGATACGTTAAAAGAGCTGCGCCAGCAGCATCAGACTCCGGTGATCATGCTGACTGCCCGCGGCAGCGAGTTGGATCGTGTTCTCGGCCTGGAATTAGGCGCGGATGACTATCTGCCGAAGCCTTTTAACGACCGTGAACTGGTGGCGCGTATCCGCGCCATTTTGCGGCGTTCAAACTGGACGGACCAGCAACAGTCTGGTGAAAACGGCGCGCCGACGCTGGAAGTTGACGGGCTGCGGCTGAATCCCGGCCGGCAGGAAGCCAGCTTTGATGAAACCGTGCTGGATCTGACCGGCACCGAATTCACGCTGCTGTATCTGCTGGCGCAGCGGCTGGGTCAGGTGGTTTCGCGCGAGCATTTGAGTCAGGAAGTGTTGGGGAAACGGCTTACGCCGTTTGACCGCGCCATTGATATGCATATCTCTAACCTGCGTCGTAAATTGCCGGAGCGGAAAGATGGCTTGCCGTGGTTTAAAACGTTACGCGGGCGAGGTTACCTGATGGTGTCTGCTGCATGA
- a CDS encoding MFS transporter, whose product MSVSSPPESAVGALRLNLRIVSVVIFNFASYLTIGLPIAVLPGYVHDHMGYSAFWAGLVISLQYFSTLLSRPHAGRYADEKGPKNVVLLGLTGTLLSGVFYLLAAWNDASPALALLLLCAGRLILGAGQSFAGTGATLWGAGIVGSRHIGRVISWNGIATYGAMAIGAPLGVWLSHLGGLRLLSTFIILVAAIAIVFALRRPAVKVTPGRKIPFKEVLGKVWVYGMILALASAGFGVIATFITLFYADRNWQGAALTLTIFSCAFVGARLLFPNSINRFGGLRVALACFVVEITGLLLVWGATQPLMAELGALLAGAGFSLVFPALGVVAVKVVSPQNQGSALATYTIFLDLSLGIVGPAAGVLMGYTGIASIYLAAAMLGICGLLLTWRLSRRNAR is encoded by the coding sequence ATGTCTGTTTCATCTCCACCTGAATCCGCTGTCGGCGCATTACGTTTGAATTTGCGTATCGTGTCTGTCGTTATTTTCAACTTCGCCAGCTATCTGACCATCGGTTTGCCGATCGCGGTATTACCCGGTTATGTTCACGATCACATGGGCTACAGCGCGTTCTGGGCGGGATTGGTGATTAGCCTGCAATATTTTTCCACTCTGCTGAGCCGGCCCCATGCCGGGCGGTATGCCGATGAGAAAGGCCCCAAAAACGTGGTGTTATTGGGTCTGACGGGCACATTGCTGAGCGGCGTGTTTTATCTTCTGGCGGCCTGGAATGATGCTTCTCCCGCCCTTGCATTGCTGCTGCTGTGCGCCGGACGCCTGATCCTCGGCGCCGGGCAGAGCTTTGCCGGCACCGGCGCAACCTTATGGGGCGCGGGTATCGTCGGGTCGCGCCACATCGGGCGGGTCATTTCGTGGAATGGCATCGCCACTTACGGCGCGATGGCGATTGGCGCGCCGCTGGGCGTGTGGTTAAGCCATCTTGGCGGCCTGAGGCTGCTGTCGACCTTCATTATCCTGGTGGCGGCCATCGCCATCGTTTTTGCCCTGCGGCGACCGGCGGTGAAGGTGACGCCGGGCAGGAAAATCCCGTTTAAGGAAGTGCTGGGCAAAGTCTGGGTCTATGGCATGATCCTCGCTCTCGCGTCGGCAGGTTTCGGGGTGATCGCGACTTTTATCACGCTGTTCTATGCCGATAGAAACTGGCAGGGCGCGGCGCTGACGCTGACGATTTTTAGCTGCGCTTTTGTGGGCGCGCGTCTGCTGTTTCCGAATAGTATTAACCGCTTTGGCGGTTTACGCGTGGCGCTGGCCTGTTTTGTGGTGGAAATTACCGGCTTGCTGCTGGTGTGGGGCGCGACGCAGCCGCTTATGGCCGAATTGGGCGCGCTGCTGGCGGGCGCCGGATTCTCACTGGTCTTTCCGGCGTTGGGCGTGGTGGCCGTTAAAGTGGTATCGCCGCAGAATCAAGGAAGCGCATTGGCCACCTATACCATTTTCCTCGATCTCTCTTTAGGGATTGTGGGCCCGGCCGCCGGCGTGCTGATGGGCTATACCGGTATCGCTTCGATATATCTGGCGGCCGCTATGCTGGGAATCTGCGGCCTGTTGCTGACGTGGCGTCTGAGTCGCCGTAATGCTCGGTGA
- a CDS encoding 2-hydroxymuconate tautomerase family protein, protein MPYVNIKITREGATAEQKKTLISGVTRLLADTLGKNPATTVVVIDEVDTDNWGIGGESVTHLRQK, encoded by the coding sequence ATGCCGTACGTTAATATTAAAATCACCCGCGAAGGCGCAACCGCCGAGCAAAAGAAAACCCTAATCTCCGGCGTCACCCGGCTTCTTGCCGATACGCTGGGGAAAAACCCCGCCACCACCGTCGTGGTAATCGACGAAGTAGACACCGACAACTGGGGGATCGGCGGGGAAAGCGTCACCCATCTGCGCCAAAAATAG
- the cpxA gene encoding envelope stress sensor histidine kinase CpxA, which translates to MINSLTARIFAIFWLTLALVLMLVLMVPKLDSRQLTALLESEQRQGIMLEQHIEADLANTPANDLRWWLRLFWVIEKWAPPGQRLLLVTSEGRVLGAQKNETQIVRNFIGLSDNADHPQKKKYGRVELLGPFSIRDGEDNYQLYLIRPASSLQSDFINLLFDRPLLLLIFTMLISSPLLLWLAWSLAKPARKLKYAADEVARGNLRQHPELEAGPQEFLATGVSFNQMVSALERMVTAQQRLLSDISHELRTPLTRLQLATALLRRRQGEGNELSRIETETQRLDSMINDLLVLSRNQHKNELTREFIRADELWSDVLDDARFEAEQMGKTLDVPYPPGPWTLYGNPSALDSALENIVRNALRYSHRHIEVAFSVDNQGITIKVDDDGPGVSPEDREQIFRPFYRTDEARDRESGGTGLGLAIVETAISQHKGWVKAEDSPLGGLRLVIWLPLHQR; encoded by the coding sequence ATGATTAATAGCCTGACTGCGCGTATTTTCGCTATTTTCTGGTTGACGCTGGCGCTGGTTCTCATGCTGGTACTGATGGTGCCCAAGCTTGATTCACGCCAGTTGACAGCGTTGCTGGAAAGCGAGCAGCGGCAAGGGATTATGCTGGAGCAACATATTGAAGCCGATCTGGCGAACACCCCGGCCAATGATTTACGCTGGTGGCTGCGGTTATTCTGGGTGATTGAGAAATGGGCTCCGCCGGGGCAGCGTCTTTTGTTGGTTACCAGTGAAGGACGGGTGCTTGGCGCTCAGAAAAATGAAACGCAAATTGTGCGTAATTTTATCGGCCTGTCCGATAATGCCGATCATCCGCAAAAAAAGAAATATGGCCGTGTTGAGCTGCTGGGGCCGTTTTCCATTCGGGATGGTGAAGATAATTACCAGCTTTATCTGATTCGCCCGGCCAGCAGCCTACAGTCGGATTTTATTAACCTGTTGTTTGACCGGCCGTTATTACTGCTGATATTCACCATGCTGATCAGCTCCCCTCTCTTGTTATGGTTAGCCTGGAGCCTGGCCAAACCGGCCCGTAAGCTGAAGTATGCGGCGGACGAAGTGGCGCGCGGCAACCTGCGTCAACATCCTGAGTTGGAAGCCGGTCCGCAGGAGTTTCTGGCGACCGGGGTCAGTTTTAACCAGATGGTCAGCGCGCTGGAGCGGATGGTAACGGCGCAACAGCGGCTGTTGTCTGATATTTCACACGAACTGCGCACGCCGCTCACCCGTTTGCAACTGGCCACCGCATTGCTGCGCAGACGCCAGGGGGAGGGCAACGAGCTAAGCCGCATTGAAACCGAAACGCAGCGGCTGGACAGCATGATTAACGACCTGCTGGTTTTGTCCCGCAATCAACATAAGAACGAGCTCACCCGCGAATTTATCCGCGCCGATGAGCTGTGGAGCGATGTGTTGGATGACGCCCGTTTTGAAGCGGAGCAAATGGGGAAAACGCTGGATGTGCCGTATCCTCCCGGTCCGTGGACGTTGTATGGCAATCCTTCCGCGCTCGACAGCGCGCTGGAGAATATTGTCCGCAATGCGCTGCGTTACTCTCACCGTCATATTGAAGTCGCATTCTCCGTTGATAATCAGGGCATCACCATCAAGGTGGATGATGACGGCCCAGGCGTTAGCCCGGAAGACCGGGAGCAGATTTTCCGGCCTTTTTACCGCACGGACGAAGCCCGCGATCGGGAGTCTGGCGGCACCGGTTTGGGGCTGGCCATCGTGGAAACGGCGATTTCGCAGCATAAGGGCTGGGTGAAAGCGGAAGATAGTCCGCTGGGTGGATTACGATTGGTTATCTGGTTACCATTACATCAAAGATAA
- a CDS encoding sugar kinase, with the protein MTTNNIAVIGECMIELSQKGTDLSRGFGGDTLNTAVYIARQVQPDALAVHYVTALGTDSFSEEMIAAWRQEGVQTDLIQRLDDKLPGLYFIETDASGERTFYYWRNDAAARYWLDSAEAEKICQDLARFDYLYLSGISLAILNAESRQRLLTLLRTCRANGGKVIFDNNYRPRLWQSKEETQKAYTDMLSCTDIAFLTLDDEDMLWGAKPVAEVLERTHGLGVTEIVIKRGADSCLISQQGQELIDVPAVKLPKEKVVDTTAAGDSFSAGYLAVRLNGGSAAAAAQRGHLTAGTVIQYRGAIIPQEAMPA; encoded by the coding sequence ATGACAACTAACAACATTGCCGTAATCGGCGAATGCATGATCGAACTGTCGCAAAAAGGCACGGATCTTAGCCGTGGATTTGGCGGCGATACCCTGAATACCGCCGTGTATATTGCCCGTCAGGTTCAGCCCGATGCATTGGCGGTTCATTACGTTACCGCACTCGGCACCGATAGCTTTAGCGAAGAGATGATTGCCGCATGGCGACAGGAAGGGGTGCAAACCGATCTGATCCAACGTCTGGATGATAAGCTGCCCGGTTTGTATTTTATCGAAACCGACGCCAGCGGCGAGCGCACGTTCTACTACTGGCGCAATGATGCCGCCGCCCGCTATTGGCTTGACAGCGCCGAGGCGGAAAAAATTTGCCAAGATTTGGCACGCTTTGATTATCTCTATCTGAGCGGCATCAGCCTGGCGATTCTGAATGCCGAAAGCCGTCAACGTCTTTTAACTTTATTACGAACCTGCCGCGCCAATGGCGGTAAAGTTATTTTTGACAACAACTATCGTCCGCGCCTGTGGCAAAGCAAAGAAGAGACGCAAAAGGCCTATACCGACATGCTCTCCTGCACGGATATCGCATTCCTGACGTTGGATGATGAGGATATGCTGTGGGGAGCCAAACCCGTCGCCGAAGTGCTGGAACGCACCCACGGTTTGGGCGTAACGGAGATTGTGATTAAACGCGGCGCAGACTCCTGTCTTATTTCGCAACAGGGGCAAGAATTGATCGATGTACCCGCCGTGAAGCTGCCAAAAGAGAAAGTGGTGGACACCACCGCGGCGGGCGACTCCTTCAGCGCCGGTTATCTGGCCGTCCGTCTGAACGGCGGCAGCGCGGCGGCGGCGGCGCAGCGCGGCCATCTGACCGCCGGCACGGTTATTCAGTATCGCGGAGCCATCATCCCGCAGGAAGCGATGCCGGCTTAA
- a CDS encoding DUF3142 domain-containing protein, whose product MGKQAQVLLVTWIALLLWPWSGAAAQAGSVNAAQYQAFWLWAAVRPQSVLHQAQTLYLHQGEIARRQGQTVFLRQGIPASKLRVASLWLSYRLTTLSLSDEHLNRMLKLQEAWRRHGNQVRGIQIDFDAESYQLAGYAAFLQQLRQRLPKDCLISVTGLLDWSKTGDVAELNRLRGSIDELVIQTYQGRSTVTNYADYLPALQKLTIPFRLGLVQHGKWDKKWQRRLAASPYYRGEVVFLVNPPRKKP is encoded by the coding sequence GTGGGCAAACAAGCTCAAGTATTACTGGTAACCTGGATAGCGCTCCTGCTCTGGCCGTGGAGCGGCGCGGCGGCTCAGGCCGGCAGCGTCAACGCCGCGCAATATCAGGCTTTCTGGCTGTGGGCGGCCGTTCGGCCGCAGAGCGTGCTGCATCAGGCTCAGACGCTCTATCTGCATCAGGGCGAGATCGCCCGTCGGCAGGGGCAAACGGTCTTTCTGCGCCAGGGGATCCCCGCCAGTAAACTACGCGTTGCTTCTCTGTGGCTGTCTTACCGGCTGACGACGCTGTCGCTGTCGGATGAGCACCTCAACCGCATGTTGAAGCTACAGGAAGCGTGGCGCCGCCACGGTAATCAGGTCAGGGGAATTCAGATTGATTTTGACGCCGAAAGTTATCAACTGGCGGGATATGCGGCGTTTTTACAGCAACTGCGGCAACGGCTGCCGAAAGATTGCCTGATCAGTGTCACCGGGTTGCTCGACTGGTCGAAAACCGGCGACGTCGCCGAGTTGAACCGGTTGCGCGGCAGCATTGATGAACTGGTGATCCAAACCTATCAGGGGCGCAGCACCGTAACCAACTACGCCGACTACCTGCCGGCGCTGCAAAAGTTGACGATCCCTTTTCGGCTGGGTTTGGTGCAGCACGGTAAGTGGGATAAGAAATGGCAACGGCGGCTTGCGGCTTCCCCTTATTATCGCGGGGAGGTCGTTTTCCTGGTTAATCCACCGCGAAAAAAGCCTTAA
- a CDS encoding flavocytochrome c codes for MSNKPTRDPKSRRHFLKSTGIVIGALGGMALSRTAQAVPVPAPAPEKWDTTVDVLVIGTGFAGLAAAIEARNAKASVLVIDKMPLLGGNSVLNGGDLSAAGSKMQKELGIQDSPELMYQDMMKAGNWLNYPELARTVAEHSVEALEWAQSIGAEFNVVNYHGGHSVKRAHQLAQRSGSGLIVKQQQKAKELGAVIEQRTKLLRLIVDRDGGVIGAEVRRGYRFPDEESGNIAYIRATKGVVLASGGFSQGVALRQMYDPRLTEQFTSTNHPGATGEVIMAACMIGALDTQMDWIQLGPWTSPDEQGFGYVPQFVERVVGYGLMVDPANGKRFFKETGNRKERADAIIQLGHPAVIVADKTNTANMVDPGQLEGALKNGSLKAYDTLEDVAKAYDMPVAAFVEQVNRWNGFVSQHSDPDLDCMIFEDAAPNVTPPFYAARLWPRVHHTMGGLAINKEAQVIGFDLKPIPHLYAAGETVGGVHGAVRLGSVAMTDCIVFGRIAGKNAALSA; via the coding sequence ATGAGTAATAAGCCAACACGTGATCCTAAAAGTCGCCGTCATTTTCTGAAATCGACCGGCATCGTTATTGGCGCGTTAGGGGGAATGGCGCTGTCTCGGACGGCGCAGGCAGTGCCTGTTCCCGCTCCGGCGCCGGAGAAGTGGGATACGACCGTCGATGTTCTGGTTATCGGTACCGGGTTTGCCGGACTGGCGGCCGCCATTGAGGCACGTAACGCCAAGGCTAGCGTGCTGGTGATTGACAAAATGCCTCTGTTGGGCGGGAACTCCGTGCTTAACGGCGGAGATCTTTCCGCCGCGGGCTCCAAAATGCAAAAAGAGCTGGGGATCCAGGATTCGCCGGAACTGATGTATCAGGACATGATGAAAGCCGGTAACTGGCTCAATTATCCGGAACTTGCCAGAACGGTGGCCGAACATTCGGTGGAAGCCCTTGAGTGGGCGCAGAGTATTGGCGCGGAATTTAACGTCGTCAACTATCACGGCGGTCATTCGGTGAAGCGCGCGCATCAGCTGGCGCAACGTTCAGGTTCCGGTCTGATCGTGAAACAGCAGCAGAAAGCCAAAGAGCTGGGCGCGGTTATCGAGCAAAGAACCAAACTGCTGCGCTTGATTGTCGATCGGGATGGCGGCGTGATTGGCGCCGAGGTCAGACGCGGATACCGCTTCCCGGACGAAGAGTCCGGCAATATCGCCTATATTCGGGCCACAAAGGGCGTGGTGCTGGCATCCGGCGGTTTCTCGCAGGGCGTGGCGTTGCGGCAGATGTACGATCCCAGACTGACTGAGCAGTTCACATCCACCAATCATCCGGGGGCAACCGGCGAGGTGATTATGGCTGCCTGCATGATTGGCGCGCTGGATACTCAAATGGACTGGATCCAACTGGGGCCCTGGACCAGCCCGGACGAGCAGGGATTCGGCTATGTGCCTCAGTTCGTTGAGCGTGTCGTCGGTTATGGCCTGATGGTTGATCCCGCTAACGGGAAGCGCTTTTTTAAAGAAACGGGGAACCGTAAGGAGCGGGCCGATGCGATTATTCAGCTGGGCCATCCGGCCGTTATCGTGGCGGATAAGACCAACACCGCCAATATGGTTGACCCCGGCCAGTTGGAAGGGGCGTTAAAGAACGGATCGTTAAAGGCTTATGATACGCTGGAAGACGTGGCGAAAGCGTACGATATGCCGGTAGCGGCGTTTGTCGAGCAGGTTAATCGCTGGAACGGATTCGTCAGTCAGCACAGCGATCCCGACCTTGACTGTATGATTTTCGAAGATGCGGCGCCAAACGTCACGCCGCCGTTTTACGCGGCGCGTCTGTGGCCGAGGGTACACCACACGATGGGCGGTTTGGCGATCAACAAAGAGGCGCAGGTTATCGGTTTTGATCTGAAGCCGATACCTCACTTGTATGCCGCCGGAGAAACGGTCGGCGGCGTACACGGCGCGGTCAGGCTTGGCAGCGTCGCCATGACCGACTGCATCGTCTTTGGCCGCATCGCCGGGAAAAACGCCGCGCTGAGCGCCTGA
- a CDS encoding M16 family metallopeptidase — protein sequence MQGTKIGLLVGGMLLAVAGNNVQAETLQPDPAWQQGKLDNGFSWQLLTTPQRPGDRVELRLMVNTGSLAENTQQSGFAHFIPRLALTSGEDFSSVQLPSFWQQAESGERTMPPAVTSYDFTFYNLSLPNNRPDLLKEALNWLSETAGRLDINDQRIGTALSTPDRVATFPLNPQDPSWRYRLKGSTLLAHDPGQAVVTPLSSEQLRQFYKTWYTPDAMTLYVVGHVDHRSIVEQIGKAFSSLQGKRQDPAPVPTLSPLPLQAISLMDKNVQQDTLSLVWDMPWHPIRDATALARYWQSDLAREALFWHVQQALKKSSQKDNNLRFNCNVFYTRAQCAIHMDFPGVDGVMPAMTFLAQELAALRDNGLTQQEFDGLIARKTDELSKLFATYARTSTDVLMEQRLRSQQNGVVDIAPEQYQKLRQTSLSELTLDALNQELHQWLSQDAALMLIQQQGEQEAHMKELQEAYSRIMTPTADAEAEEAKPQDEAAAPAAQ from the coding sequence ATGCAGGGCACCAAAATTGGACTTTTAGTTGGTGGAATGTTGCTGGCGGTTGCCGGCAACAACGTGCAGGCTGAAACACTACAACCCGATCCCGCCTGGCAGCAGGGCAAACTTGATAATGGTTTTTCCTGGCAGTTATTGACCACCCCGCAACGTCCGGGCGATCGGGTCGAGTTACGTCTGATGGTGAATACCGGTTCTCTGGCAGAGAATACTCAGCAATCAGGATTCGCCCATTTTATTCCCCGCCTGGCGTTAACGTCCGGGGAGGATTTTTCGTCCGTGCAACTGCCTTCTTTTTGGCAACAGGCGGAAAGCGGCGAGCGTACTATGCCGCCGGCGGTCACGTCATATGATTTCACCTTTTACAATCTGAGCTTGCCGAATAACCGACCGGATCTGCTGAAAGAAGCGCTAAATTGGTTATCAGAAACGGCGGGGCGCTTGGATATCAACGATCAGCGCATCGGCACGGCGTTAAGCACGCCCGATCGGGTGGCGACTTTTCCGCTTAATCCACAGGATCCCAGTTGGCGCTACCGGCTGAAGGGATCTACGCTGTTGGCCCACGATCCCGGTCAGGCGGTCGTTACGCCGTTAAGCAGCGAGCAATTGCGGCAATTTTATAAAACCTGGTACACCCCGGATGCCATGACGCTCTATGTCGTCGGCCATGTTGATCACCGCAGCATCGTTGAACAAATCGGTAAAGCGTTCTCATCGCTGCAAGGCAAGCGACAGGATCCGGCGCCGGTGCCGACGCTAAGCCCGTTACCGCTTCAGGCCATCAGTCTGATGGACAAAAACGTTCAGCAGGACACGCTGTCGCTGGTATGGGATATGCCGTGGCATCCCATTCGGGACGCTACGGCGTTGGCCCGTTACTGGCAGAGCGATTTAGCCAGGGAAGCCTTGTTCTGGCATGTGCAGCAGGCGTTGAAGAAAAGTTCGCAGAAAGACAATAACCTCCGGTTTAACTGTAACGTCTTTTATACTCGCGCGCAGTGCGCCATTCATATGGATTTCCCCGGCGTTGACGGCGTGATGCCGGCGATGACGTTTTTGGCCCAGGAGTTGGCGGCTCTGAGGGATAACGGACTGACGCAGCAGGAATTTGATGGGCTGATCGCGCGTAAAACCGACGAACTGAGCAAGCTGTTCGCCACCTATGCCCGTACCAGTACGGATGTGCTAATGGAGCAGCGCTTGCGGTCGCAACAAAACGGCGTGGTGGATATTGCCCCGGAGCAATACCAAAAATTACGGCAGACTTCTTTATCCGAATTGACGCTGGATGCGCTGAATCAGGAATTGCATCAGTGGCTGTCGCAAGACGCCGCGCTGATGCTGATACAGCAACAGGGCGAGCAGGAAGCGCATATGAAGGAGCTTCAGGAAGCCTATAGCCGGATTATGACGCCGACGGCGGACGCCGAGGCGGAAGAGGCCAAACCGCAGGATGAAGCGGCGGCGCCCGCAGCACAATAG
- a CDS encoding tRNA (cytidine(34)-2'-O)-methyltransferase, protein MFHIALYEPQIAPNTGNIIRLAANNGCTLHLIEPLGFDFEEKKLRRAGLDYHDLASVKRHKNYQDFLAAVAGQRIFACTTKGSRPYDQPDYRPGDVLLFGSETAGLPDDIRNGFSADFRIRIPMQPECRSLNLSNAVAIISYEAWRQNGFGGRT, encoded by the coding sequence ATGTTTCATATTGCGCTCTATGAGCCACAAATAGCGCCAAACACCGGCAATATTATCCGTTTGGCGGCCAATAACGGCTGCACGCTTCATCTGATTGAGCCGCTGGGTTTTGATTTTGAAGAGAAGAAGCTGCGCCGGGCAGGGCTGGATTATCACGATCTCGCCAGCGTCAAGCGCCATAAAAACTATCAGGATTTTCTGGCGGCGGTCGCAGGGCAACGCATTTTCGCCTGCACCACCAAAGGCAGCCGCCCTTACGACCAGCCCGATTATCGGCCCGGCGACGTACTGCTGTTCGGCTCGGAAACCGCGGGCCTGCCGGATGATATCCGTAACGGCTTTTCGGCGGATTTCCGCATCCGCATTCCTATGCAGCCGGAGTGCCGCAGCCTCAATCTGTCCAACGCCGTCGCCATTATCAGCTATGAAGCCTGGCGGCAGAACGGCTTTGGGGGACGAACCTAA